A segment of the Deltaproteobacteria bacterium genome:
GAACTGGATGCGCCGGAAGGTGGCCGAGATGGCCTGCGCGAGCGTCTTCACGGAGAGCGTCTTCGCCAGCCCGGGGACCCCTTCGAGCAGCACGTGCCCGTTGGCCAGGAGGCCGACCAGCAAGCGGTCGACCAGGTAGCGTTGCCCGACGACGACGGTGCCGATCTCCTCGCGGAGCCTGTAGGCGAAGGCCGAGGCGTCCTTCACCTGATCGTTGATCGAGGCGATGCCGGTGTCCATGGAATAGATATGGATAGCTGCGGCGGCCGAGGAGCGCAAACTTTGCGAGCTCCAGGTAACATGCGACGCGCCTCTGCGCGCCCGCGATGCCGTCGACCACCACGACCACGACGACGCCGGTGGTTTGCAGGTGCTTCGGGTCCGGATGTTGCCTCTCGCCAGCGTGGACTGCTGCAGCGCGACGTGCGACGGCTCCGGCCACTGCGGCTGAGATGAGCATGGGCGATCCGGGAGCTCGGGGCACCGGCTAAGCGCCCGGAGCGTCGATTTTTTGCCGGGGGGGACGCGCAGCTAGCGCTCGTGAGCTCGACCTGGCGGCCCTGGATGCCCGCTCCCGCGAGAGAATCGCGCGTTACCCAGCTTAATGCCGCGGGTCGCGCATGGAACGTGACTTGCTAAACCGGACCCGATTCCGGTCCGCGACGCGACCAGGGCCGCTGTCCCGTTTCGCGCCGAGGCGGGGGGGAAGGCACGATGGGATCAACGGACGACGGCACCACGCATTCAGCGCGCCGGTACTCGGGCGCCGCCGGTGCGCTCTGCCTGCTCTCGCTCGTGGTCCTCGGCCTGCCCGCAACCGCAACCGGGTCGACGACCACCATCCCGGGCGCGCCCATGACCCTCATCCTCCTCGACACGCAGGGGGGCCGCCACCAGATCAAGTGGAACGGCACCCGCGAGGTGTACCCGAACAACGACCTCAACGGCGACTCCGGCAACACGCTCTTCTTCAACGGTACGAGCTACGGATTCAGCGGGAGTGCGACAACCGGCACCGTCGGTGCCAACGTCTTCGGCATATCGAGCCAGAGCGCGCTCCTCGGCTCGGGGACCGCGGCCGACCCGTGGCGCGTCGTCACCACGCTCACCACCGATGGCACGGTCACCGTCACGCAGACCGCGTACTACGTGAACGGCGACAACTACGCCACCTTCAAGTGGACCTTCGCGAGCACTGCGAACTACAACGGCGTCAAGTTCTTCCACGGCGCCGATGCGTTCCCGCAGGCGCAGGACAACGGCTACGGCGCTTACAACGCCGCCTGCAACGGCCTCAGCGCGTCCGCGCCGCAGGTCGGCCCGAACTTCTTCGAGGAGTTCATTCCGGTCACGGCCCCGAGCGCGTACCGCGAGACCGTCTACAACACGGGATGGAGCGCGATTCGCTCGGGGACGCTCAACGATACGGTCAACACCGCGTGGCACGATGCGTGGCTGGGCTTCGAGTGGGACTTCAACCTCGCGGCAGGCGGCTACGAGTCGATCTTCCAGAAGGTGGCGTTCGGAGGCTCGGCCTGCAGCGCGTCGAGCGCACCGCCGCCCTACCTCGTCCCGAGCATCGCCAGCGCCGCCGCGGCATCGCCCAACCCCGCGCTCGGGACGACCACCGACCTGAGCGTCCTCGGTGCCGACGACGGCGGCGAGGCCAACCTCACCTACACCTGGGCGGTCACCGCCGGGCCGAGCGGCGCCACGTTCAGCGCCAACGGGACCAACGCCGCCAAGGACAGCACCGCCACCTTCACCCAGGCCGGCACCTATACCTTTCAGGTCACGGTCACGGACCAGGACGGCTTCAGCACCACGAGCCAGGTGACGGTCGACGTCCAGCAGTCGCCCACGAGCGTGACGGTCAGCCCCGCGTCGGCGACGGTCGATCCGAACGCGACGCAGGCCTTCACGGCCACGCTCTACGACCAGTTCGGCGACGTCGTGGCCCCGCAGCCGACGTTCGCCTGGCTGGTGAGCGGCGGCGGCACCATCGACGCGAGCGGGCTGTTCACCGCCGGCGGTCTGGGCGGCGGCCCCTTCACCGTCACCGCGACCGATCCGGGCTCGGGCGTGCAGGGGACGGCGAGCGTCACGATCCAGAACGACGCGCCCGCGATCGCCATCGCCGCCGCCGCGTCGCCCGACCCCGTCACGACCGGCACGACCACCGACCTCACCGTCCTCGGCGCCGACGACGGCGGCGAGGCCAACCTCACCTATACCTGGGCGGTCACCGCCGGCCCGAACGGCGCCACCTTCAACGCCAACGGGACCAACGCCGCCAAGGCCAGCACGGCGACGTTCACCCAGGCCGGGACCTACACCGTCCAGGTCACGGTCACCGACCAGGACGGCCTCACGGTCACGAGCCAGGTCGTGGTGCCGGTCGAGCAGGAGGCGAGCAGCGTCACCGTGAGCCCCGCGTCGGCGACGGTCGATCCGAACGCGACGCAGGCCTTCACGGCCACGCTCGAGGACCAGTTCGGAGATCCGATGGCCTCGCAGCCGGCGTTCGCCTGGATGGTGAGCGGCGGCGGCACCATCGATGCAGCCGGGCTCTTCACCGCGGGCGGCTCGGGCGGCGGCCCGTTCACCGTCACCGCGACCGACGCGGGCTCGGGCCTCCAGGGAACGGCGAGCGTCACGATTCAGAACGACGCGCCGACGATCGCCGTCGCCGCCGCGGCGTCGCCGAACCCCGTCACCACCGGGACGACGACCAGCCTCAGCGTCCTCGGCGCCGACGACGGCGGCGAGGCCAACCTCGCCTACACCTGGGCCGTCACCGCCGGCCCGGGCGGCGCCACCTTCAGCGCCAACGGGACCAACGCCGCCAAGAGCAGCACGGCGACCTTTACGCAGGCCGGCACCTACACCGTCCGGGTCAGCGTCACCGACCAGGACGGCCTCACGGTGACGAGCCAGGTCGTGGTGCCCGTGCAGCAGCACGCCAGCAGCGTCACCGTGAGCCCCGCGTCGGCGACGGTCGATCCGAATGCGACGCAGGCGTTCGCGGCCACGCTCAAGGACCAGTTCGGCGACCCCATGGGCTCGCAGCCAGCGTTCACCTGGACGGCGAGTGGTGGCGGCACCATCGATGGGAGCGGGCTCTTCACCGCGGGCGGCTCGGGCGGCGGTCCGTTCACCGTCACGGCGACCGATCCGGCCTCGGGCCTCCAGAGCACGGCGAGCATCACCATCCAGAACGACGCGCCGACCGTCGCCGTCGCCGCCGCGGCCTCCCCCAACCCGGTCACGACCGGCACGACCACCGACCTCACCGTCCTCGGCGCCGACGACGGCGGTGAGACGCACCTCACCTATACCTGGGCGGTCACCGCCGGCCCGAGCGGCGCCACCTTCAACGCCAACGGGACCAACGCCGCCAAGACCAGCACGGCGACGTTCACCCAGGCCGGCACCTACACCGTCCAGGTCACGGTCACCGACCAGGACGGCCTCGCGGTCACGAGCCAGGTCGTGGTGCCGGTCGAGCAGCACGCGAGCAGCGTCACCGTCAGCCCGGCGTCGGCAACCGTTCATCCGAACGGAGCGCGGGCCTTCACGGCCACGCTCGAGGACCAGTTCGGCAACGCGATGGCCTCGCAGCCGGCGTTCACCTGGATGGTGAGCGGCGGCGGCGCGATCGATGCGAGCGGGCTCTTCACCGCCGGCAGCACGGGCGGCGGGCCGTTCACCGTCACCGCGACCGACGCGGGCTCGGGCCTCCAGGGCACGGCGAGCGTCACGATCCAGAACGACGCGCCGACGATCGCCAGCGCCGCCGCGGCGTCGCCGAACCCCGTCACCGCCGGGACGACGACCGGCCTCAGCGTCCTCGGCGCCGACGACGGGGGCGAGACGCACCTCACCTACACCTGGGCCGTCACCGCCGGCCCGGGCGGCGCCACGTTCAACGCCAACGGGACCAACGCCGCCAAGACCAGCACGGCGACGTTCATCCAGGCCGGCACCTATACCTTCCAGGTCACGGTCACCGACCAGGACGGCCTCACGGTCACGAGCCAGGTCGTGGTGCCGGTCGCGCAGCACCCGAGCAGCGTCACCGTGAGCCCGGCGTCGGCAACGGTCGATCCGAACGCGACGCAGGCGTTCACGGCCACGCTCAAGGACCAGTTCGCCATTGCCATGGCCTCGCAGCCCACCTTCAGCTGGACGGTGACCGGCGGCGGCGCCATCGACACGAGCGGCCTCTTCACCGCGGGCGGCAACGCCGGCGGCCCTTTCACCGTCACCGCGAGCGATCCGGGCTCGGGCGTCCAGGGGACGGCGAGCGTCACGATCCAGAACGGCGGGCCGACGATTGCCGTCGCCGCCGCGGCGTCGCCGAACCCCGTCGCCACCGGAACGACGACCAGCCTGAGCGTCCTCGGTGCCGACGACGGGGGCGAGACGCACCTCACCTACACCTGGGCGGTCACCGCGGGTCCGAGCGGCGCCACGTTCAGCGCCAACGGGACCAATGCCGCCAAGAGCAGCACGGCGACCTTGACGCAGGCCGGGACCTACACCTTCCGGGTCACGGTCACCGACCAGGACGGCCTCACGGTCACGAGCCAGGTCGTGGTACCCGTGCAGCAGCACGCGACCAGCATCTGGGTGAGCCCGGGTTTGCCGACGGTCGCTCCGAATGCGACGCAGGCCTTCACGCCCACGCTCGAGGACCAGTTCGGCCACCCGATGGCGTCGCAGCCGACGTTCGGCTGGACCGTGAGCGGCGGCGGTACGATCGATGCCGGCGGGCTCTTCACCGCGGGCGGCAACGCCGGCGGCCCCTTCACCGTCACCGCGACCGATTCCGGCTCGAGCCTCCAGGGAACGGCCTCCGTGACGATCGGCAACAGCGCGCCGACGGTCTCCGTCGGTGCCGCAGCTTCCCCCAACCCGGTCACCGCCGGCACGACGACCGATCTCACGGTCCTCGGCGCCGACGACGGCGGCGAGGCACACCTCACCTACACCTGGGCCGTCACCTCGGGTCCGAGCGGCGTCACGTTCAGCGCCAACGGGACCAACGCCGCCAAGAGCAGCACGGCGACGTTCACGCAGGCCGGGACGTACACCTTCCAGGTCACGATCTCCGATCAGGACGGGCTCACCGTCACGAGCCAGGTCACGGTCGTCGTGCAGCAGCACGTGACCACGATCACCGTGAACCCGCCCTCGGCGACCGTGTCCCTCAACGGGACAGCGAACTTCACCGCCACGGCGTACGATCAGTTCGCTCACGCCTTCACGAGCCCGCCGACGTTTACCTGGACGGTCGCGGGCGGCGGGACGATCGATGCGGCGGGAACCTTCCACGCCGGCGGCACGGTGGGTTCCTTCACCGTGACGGCATCGGTCGGTGCGGTCCACAGCACCGCGACCGTCAGGGTCAAGGACATGCCGCCGTTCCTCGTGACGCCGCCGACGGCATCACCCAACCCCTCGCGCGGCCCGACGACCACCCTCGACGTGCTCGCGGACGACGACGGCGGCGAGGAGAAGGTCACCTACACCTGGTCCGCCAGCGGGCCCGGCACCGTGAGCTTCGCGGAGAACGGCACCAACGCGGCCAGGACGACCACTGCCTCGTTCTCCGACCCCGGGGTCTACACCATCACGCTCACGCTGCGCGACGCGTCGGGAAACACGACGAAGGTCACGCTCGTCGTGAAGGTGCAGGAGGGTCTCACCGTCAGCGACGCCAACCTCTACGTCGGCAAGGCGACGTTCACGATCGCCTGGAATCGCCATCGGCGCGGGCAGGACCGGGACTCGTTCGCCCTCACCGGATTCATCAACCCGGCTGGGCTTCCCGTGTCGCTCGCCGGCACCACCATGGAGGCGACGGTCGACGGAGCCGTCCTCGCCTCGGGGGTGCTGTCCACGACGGGGACGTTCCGCGGCTCGTCCGGCACGGGGCCGCGGGTGAGCCTCAGCCTCTCGAACAAGAGCGGGAAGTACACGGTGCGCGTGAGCCGCGACGACCTCCGGCCGATGCTCGCGGTGGACAACGAGACGGGGAGCCGGCCGCTCGAGGTCCCGGTCACGCTCTTCGTGTCTCGCGCCAGGACCGCGATGGCGGAGAACCGGCTCGAGTTCAGTCTCGTGTCGACGCGGGGACGTCGGTCGCGCGGCTCGTGGCGTGGGCCGAAGCAGCGGCTCCTCGACGGGGCCTTCCAGACGTTACGGACGAAGGTGGTCTGCACCAAGGTCATCGGCGGCTATGTCATGCAGGCGAGCGGGGTCATCTATCCGATGGGCAGCGGGCCGGTGATGCCGACGGGCGACGTCACGGTACGGCTCGCGGACGGCGACCCGGTCGTGATACCGCTCGCGGCGCTCCGGCGCGGCGGCGCGTCGGAGGCGACGTCGACCTGGAAGTACACGGACAAGACCGCGCCCGTCTCCGCCTTCCTCCTGAAGAACACGAAGCGGGCGTTCACGCTGAAGACCGGGCTCATCCCGGTCGACGCCCTGGGCGGCCTTCCCCTGGGAAGGAGCGTCGGGACCCGAGGGGACGTTGCGATCCGGATCGACATCCCGACCGCACAGGGGACGATCGTCTTCCGGACCACCCCGGAGCTCGTACGCGCGGCCGGCCCTTACCGCTGGACACGACCGGCGCCGCTCCTCCGGTAGACATTGGACGCCGCGTCGTCGTGGGGCTACTCGCCGACCGACGCAAGCCACTCCACGAGGGGCACGGCCCGCTTCGCGTGCGCCACGAGCCAATCGATGAGCCTGCGCGCCACGAGCAGGCCGCGCGACGGCGCGGGGAAGGTCACGATGAGCCCCTTGCGCTTGAGGAGCTCGGCGCGCGCATGGCCGGGATCGAGACCCCGCGGCACGCGTTGCAGCACGTCGTGCGACCCGACCGTGAAGCCGGCGCGCGTGAGCTTTCGCAGGATCGTCACGAGCTCTCCGCCCTGACGGTCGTCGAGCACCGCCTCGCGAAAGCGCGCCAGCTGTCCCGGATCCATCATGTAGTGGCCGGCGGCGACGAGCACCTCCGTGGCGCCGAGGTGCACGTACAGCGCCGCCGGCGCCGACGGTCCCTGCCCCACGCCGTCGATCGCAACGTAGCCGCCGATGTGCGTCTTGTAGGGCGACTTGTCCTTCGAGAAGCGGACATCGCGGTGGATGCGGAAAACCTTCGGCTCCGCGAGCGGATGGTGCGGGAAGAGCGGATCGATGCGCTCCCGGACCTCGGCGAGGAGGGCCTTCATCGGCGCCAGCCATCCGTCCTCGTACTCCCGCCGGTGCGCCTCGAACCACTCGCGGCGTTGATTGCGGGCGAGCGCACGAAAGAAGCGGCCGTCGCGGTCGGCGAAGCCGGTGAATCGAGCCGATATCACACTCGCGGACTGCTTCATGGCGCTGCCTGATATAATGGTGGTGTTCAATATGTGGAACCGCGGGCTGCGACAAGGAGCCCGACGCGGCACGGTGGCGGGCACCGGCGGAACGGTCGCCGAAGCCCCGGTTGCACGGGCGGACTCACGACGGAGCCGTGGGGGATGACGAGCGCCGGGACCACGGAGCGAGACACGTCGTGAGCGAGGACCGGGACCGCCGCCGGTTCGACGCCATCGACGATGCCGACCGCCTGCACCGCCCCGCGGTGGTGCGGCGGATCACGTTCGAGGACCTGGCGCTGCCGGGCCCTGCGTACCGCGACACGCGCCATCTCGTCCCGATCGAAAGCGTACGCGCGGGTGACGAGCAGGTGTTTGCGGCGCGCGGCCGGCGCGGCTCCGGCGAGCCGGTCATCGACCTCGCCCCGCTCGCCGACCACCCGTCGGTCCGCTCCGTCGTCGCGTCGACCACCGTCCGGGCTCGCCGGCCCCTTCGCACGTCGACGAGCTGCTGCTTCTCGGTCAAACGGTCGTGCCGGACTCGGAGACGCTCCGCAGCCTTCCGGGCCTCGAGCGGCTGTGGGCCGGGTGGGCGCCGGGCGGACCCTTCGACGTGGCGGCGCTGCCGGAAGGGGTGCGCGCGCTGGGCGTCTGCCGCCACAACCTCCCCGCCGCCAGCGAGGCGGCGCCGCGCTTCGCGGAGCTGACGCGGTTCGCCGGTCTGCATCACCTGGCGCTCAACCACTGCTGGCCAGGGGACAGCGTGGCCCCGCTCGCCGGGCTGCCCGCGTTGGTTCGGCTCCGCGCCGACGCGCCGTCCGGCTGGTCGGCGCTCCGCGCCTGCCCCGCCCTGGAGGACGTGTCCGCGATCGGGCCGCGGATGGCCAACCTGCGGGCAATGCGCACGTGGACACGCCTGCGCACGCTCACCCTCACCGGCGGCGGCGTGCGCCCGCTCGCCGGGATGGAGGCGTTCGCCGCGCTCGAGCGGCTCAGGCTCGTGATGCTCACCGTCACGGACCTCGCGCCGCTCGCCGAGCTCCCGGCGCTCCGCCGTGTCGTGGCGTTCGGCGAGGTGTCGGACGCAGTGGCGGCGCTCCGGCGCGCGCGGCCGGACATCGACGTGACCTGGCACGGCGACGGGGCGCCGCCGGGGGAGCGCGTCGGCGCGGAGTTCCTGCGGCCGCCGCTCGACGGGATGCCACGCTGGTGGATCCGCGAGGACCTCACCGCGCTCTTCGGCGTGTCCACCAACGCGGCGGCGGAGGCGCGCCTGCGCGCCGCGCTCGCATCCGAGGACCGCGCCCTGCTCGCGCGCTTGAGCTTCGACACCGAGGCGGACGCCGTGCATGTCGACGGCGAGCGGGAGGACGACCTCCGCGCCGTGGCGCGGGCGATCGGGCGTCTCGCGCGCGCCGGCGCCGACGCGGCGCGCTGACCCGCCAGGAGCATCGTCTCCGCCATCCTAGCCAACCTGCAAGATCACTCGCGCCTCAGTCCGGTCGGTCCGGAGGTCCGTTGCCGAATCAGATTCGATCAGATATCGTCGCTCCATGAAAACCCTGTCGGTGACCGAGGTCGCCCGCAACTTCCGCGCCGTGCTGGATTCAATGGAGCGCGATCAGGAGGAGATCGTGCTCGTTCGGAATCGCCGGCAGATTGCGCGGCTCGTTCCGGAAGCGCCGCGTCTGGACGCGCTGGAAGTGTTTGGCGACTTGTATCGAACCCTCGATGAATCGACGGCCAGAGCATTGTCCGCCGCATTGTCTTCCACCCGCAAGGGCCGGCGGCGACGCGTGTCCGAGCTGAGAAACCCGTGGGCTGGTTGATTGACACCAGCATCTGGATCGCGGTCGAGCGCGGAAAGCTCGGAGCGGCGGACATTCACGCCATCACCCGGCAGGAACCGGTATATCTCTCGCCGGTGAACATCGCCGAGATTCAGTTCGGTCTGGAATTGCTGCGGGCTGGTGTTCTGAAGCAGCAAGCCACCGCGTCGCTGCGACGGTTGCGTCGTAAGCCGCAACTTCGGATCACCGTGGAAACGGCGGAGGTATTCGGATCCTTGGCTGCGAAGCTGAAGAAGGCTCGACGAGACCCGAACGTTCGCGTCAACGACCTTTGGCTCGCGGCGCAAGCGATTCAACGTGACTTCAAGCTGCTCACGTCGAACTCCAAGGACTTCAAGGATATCCCGGGCTTGCAGATGGTTGTCCTGCCATTACCGTAGCGTCTGCAGACCCGGAGCCCGTCGCGGCCCCGCGGACTCGGTCGCGGCAGGAAGCGCCCGATTCGGGACCGGCTACGCCGGCTCGAGCTCCAGCGGCAGGGCAGTCACTGCGCGGAAGACGAAGCTCGGGTGGAGCGGCAGCGGTGCGTCGTCGACGCGCCGGATGCTGCGCGTGCGGGCGAGGAGCACGCGGAGCGCCACCTGCGCCTCGAGCGTGGCCAGGCTCGCGCCGAGGCAGTAGTGGGGGCCGAACCCGAAGCCCAGGTGTCGGTTGTCACGGCGCGCGATGTCGAACTCGTCGGGCCGCTCGAAGACGGTCTCGTCGCGGTTGGCCGATCCGAGCCAGGAGAGCACGATCTGCCCGGTCTCGATGTGGTGCCCGCGGATCTCGGTGGCGCGGGCGGCGCGGCGGGGGTCCATCTGGATGGGTGACGAGAAGCGGAGCACCTCCTCCACGGCGTCGGGCAGCAGCTCGGGGCGGGCGCGCAGCGCGGCCAGCGCCGGCGGATGGGCCAGCAGCTCGAGGACGGCGTTGCCGATGAGCGTCGTCGTCGTCTCGTTGCCCGCCACGAGGATGAGGAGGAGCATCGCGAGCAGCTCGTCGAAGCTGAGCCGGGAGCCCTCGATCTCGGCCGCGACGAGCCCGCTCAGCAGGTCCTCGCGAGGCCGGCGCCGCCGCTCGTCCACGAGCCCCCGGAAGTAGTCCTGCATCTCGACGCGCACCCGCCGCTGGCGCGCGATCTTCTCCGGCGGCAGCGGGCCCATGAACACCGCCCCGAGGTTCTCGACGGCCGCGTCCGACCACACCTTGAACCGGGCGTGGTCCTCGGTGGGGATGCCGATGATCTCGGCGATGACGATGACGGGCAGCGGATAGGTGAGCGCCTCGACGAGGTCCACCCGGCCGCAGGCGAGCGCCGCATTCACCAGCTCCTCGGCGATCTCGTTCATGCGGGGCTCGAGGCGGCGGATCATGCGCGGGGTGAAGGCCTGGCTCACCAGGCCGCGCAGACGGGTGTGCGCGGGCGGGTCCGTGACCAGCATGCTCGGTGGCAGGTCCTCGGGCTCGAAGCCCGGGGGCGGCGGGAACGCGTTCGACCAGGTGGCCGGGTCGCGCAGCACGCCCTGGATGTCGTCGTAGCGGAAGATCGAGACGACCGGCGCGCCGTCGGGCGCCCACACCGGGTGCTCGCGCCGCGCCCGCGCGTAGAGCGGAAAGGGGTTGCGGCGGGTCGCGTCGTCGAACGGGTCGAAGCGAAAGGGGGCAGCGGCTTCCATGGCTACTCGAGCTCGCCCAGCACCCACGCCGCCGTGTCGGCGGGCAGCGCGGGCAGATAGCGGAGGAACTCGTCGACGTCCTCCCCGACGACGGCGCTGCCGAAGTTCTCGCGCAGGAAGCCGTGGAAGTGGCCCGCCACGCGCTCCGAGAGGAGCCCGCAGCGGCGCAGCGTCGGGATGACGAAGCCCTGCACCGGGCCGAGCCGCCGCCCCCTCGGCAGGTCGCGCGTGATGTCGCCCGCCTCCCGCTGGAGACAGCCGATCATCTCGACCGGATCGACGCCGGCCTCGGCCCAGATCTGGAGGAGGGTCGTGAAGAAGCCCTGCGCCTTCCGGTCGATCAGCGTGCGGGCGCACTCGAGCGCGAAGTCCTCGAGCTCCGCGCGCGCCTCGTCGCCGAGGCACGGCACGCAGCGCTCGATGTACTGGACGCCATAGGCGTGGTGGCGCGACTCGTCGCGCGCGACGTAGGTGAGGAGGTCCTTCAGGAGCGGCTCCTCGGTGAGGTTCCGCATGTCGCGGAAGGCGTACAGCGCGAGGCCCTCGACCACGATCTGCATCCCGACGAGCTTCTTCATCCAGTCGCCGGTCCCGAGCGTCGCATCGAGGATGCCCTTCAGCGACGGCGCGATCGGCTGGATGTGGTCGAGCTTCTCGATGTAGCGCGAGAAGGCCTCGACGTGCCGCGCCTCATCCATCGTCTGCGTCGCGGCGTAGAACTTCGCATCCGTGTGCGGCACCGCGGTCACGAGCTGGGCCGCCACCATGAGCGCGCCCTGCTCGCCGTGCAGGAACTGCGAGAGCCGGAAAGCCGCCGTGCGCCTCGTGAGCTCGACCAGCGTCGCCTCCGGAAGCGACCGCCAGTACGACGTCCGCTCGATCGGGATGCCGGCGCCGAGCGGCGTGCTCGCGAACCGTACCAGATCGATCGGGCGCTCCCAGTCGAGATCACGCTCCGCGATCCATTGCGCTTCGGCGGCCTTCACGTACAGGCGTCGCAGCTCCTCGACCTCGGGATCGTAGTTCCACTGGTAGACCACCTGCGTCGCGGTCGCGAGGCCGGGCTCCTGCGTGGGTGTGGTCAGCGTGAAGTCGTTCATCGGCTGGCTCCTCTGCTGCGGGGCTTGGCGCGACGCTGGTCGAGGTCGGCGCCGACGTCGCCCAGCACGGCGATCAGCCGTTGCAGCGCCGTCAGCGCCTCGGCGGGCCGCTTCCGGTCGAGGGCGTCGAGACAGGCGTCGATGCGGGAGACGAAGCGGCCGGGATCGCGGCGGAGCCGCGCGCGCGCGGCGGCGACCGGCGCCTGGCGGAGCAGGTTGCGGAGCCGCCGCGCCACCATCTGCCAGACCCGGTTGTGCGTCGCGTCGGCGAGCACGACCAGCAGGTCGTGCAGCGCCTCGAACCGCGCCTCGCGGTCCCCCGCCGCATCCGCGACGACGTCCCGGAGCACCCGGATGGCGGCGAGGTCCGAGGGCCCGCAGCGCTCGATCGCGAGCCGTCCCATCTCCAGGAGCATCGGCCGCATGACCTCCGTCATCTCGGCGACGAGTCCGAGGTCGATCCGGCCGCCGTGGAAGATCATCGGCCCGAGCAGCTCGAGCGAGGCGTCGACCACGGGGCGCACCGTCGCGCCGTCGCCCTGTCGAACGGTGACGAGGCCGAGCCCCTCGAGGACCTTGATCGCCTCGCGAATCGAGGTCCGGTTCACCCTGAACTCCTGCGCCAGCTCGCGCTCGGGCGGAAGCTTCTGGCCGGCCGGGAAGCGCGCATCGAGGATCGCGTCGCGCAGCTGCTCGGCGACCTCCTCGTGGAGGCGGCGCCGGGCAGGCGCGCGGAAGGCGACGACGGCCATGCCCGTCCACTTATCCGATGGTCCAACCAATCTCAAGGTCCGGGGTTCGCGACGCACTCGGCCGCGACGCTCTCGCAGCCACGAAGACCGCCCGCGGGCCGCAGTGCCACGAGGCACGCACGCAGCGGCTGTCCGGACGGCATCCTCCCCGCCCCTGTCGGAAGTCTTCCCCGGTCGGGGGTGAAAACCTGCGCGCCGGGAGGGGATTGCGTTTTTGTCGCCACCGCCCGATTGGATGCGCAAGCCAAGGCCTTCCCGGAGGTCGGGCGGGCGCGTCGCCCAGGCGAGCCAATGGTCGAGGAGGCCGCGCGCGGACGACCGGGCCCGGAACGCTTCTGCTGTGTCCGCGTCTCGCTCGTGTGCGAAATCGCCCCTGAGC
Coding sequences within it:
- a CDS encoding type II toxin-antitoxin system VapC family toxin — translated: MDGQSIVRRIVFHPQGPAATRVRAEKPVGWLIDTSIWIAVERGKLGAADIHAITRQEPVYLSPVNIAEIQFGLELLRAGVLKQQATASLRRLRRKPQLRITVETAEVFGSLAAKLKKARRDPNVRVNDLWLAAQAIQRDFKLLTSNSKDFKDIPGLQMVVLPLP
- a CDS encoding DUF2461 domain-containing protein, which encodes MKQSASVISARFTGFADRDGRFFRALARNQRREWFEAHRREYEDGWLAPMKALLAEVRERIDPLFPHHPLAEPKVFRIHRDVRFSKDKSPYKTHIGGYVAIDGVGQGPSAPAALYVHLGATEVLVAAGHYMMDPGQLARFREAVLDDRQGGELVTILRKLTRAGFTVGSHDVLQRVPRGLDPGHARAELLKRKGLIVTFPAPSRGLLVARRLIDWLVAHAKRAVPLVEWLASVGE
- a CDS encoding PKD domain-containing protein: MGSTDDGTTHSARRYSGAAGALCLLSLVVLGLPATATGSTTTIPGAPMTLILLDTQGGRHQIKWNGTREVYPNNDLNGDSGNTLFFNGTSYGFSGSATTGTVGANVFGISSQSALLGSGTAADPWRVVTTLTTDGTVTVTQTAYYVNGDNYATFKWTFASTANYNGVKFFHGADAFPQAQDNGYGAYNAACNGLSASAPQVGPNFFEEFIPVTAPSAYRETVYNTGWSAIRSGTLNDTVNTAWHDAWLGFEWDFNLAAGGYESIFQKVAFGGSACSASSAPPPYLVPSIASAAAASPNPALGTTTDLSVLGADDGGEANLTYTWAVTAGPSGATFSANGTNAAKDSTATFTQAGTYTFQVTVTDQDGFSTTSQVTVDVQQSPTSVTVSPASATVDPNATQAFTATLYDQFGDVVAPQPTFAWLVSGGGTIDASGLFTAGGLGGGPFTVTATDPGSGVQGTASVTIQNDAPAIAIAAAASPDPVTTGTTTDLTVLGADDGGEANLTYTWAVTAGPNGATFNANGTNAAKASTATFTQAGTYTVQVTVTDQDGLTVTSQVVVPVEQEASSVTVSPASATVDPNATQAFTATLEDQFGDPMASQPAFAWMVSGGGTIDAAGLFTAGGSGGGPFTVTATDAGSGLQGTASVTIQNDAPTIAVAAAASPNPVTTGTTTSLSVLGADDGGEANLAYTWAVTAGPGGATFSANGTNAAKSSTATFTQAGTYTVRVSVTDQDGLTVTSQVVVPVQQHASSVTVSPASATVDPNATQAFAATLKDQFGDPMGSQPAFTWTASGGGTIDGSGLFTAGGSGGGPFTVTATDPASGLQSTASITIQNDAPTVAVAAAASPNPVTTGTTTDLTVLGADDGGETHLTYTWAVTAGPSGATFNANGTNAAKTSTATFTQAGTYTVQVTVTDQDGLAVTSQVVVPVEQHASSVTVSPASATVHPNGARAFTATLEDQFGNAMASQPAFTWMVSGGGAIDASGLFTAGSTGGGPFTVTATDAGSGLQGTASVTIQNDAPTIASAAAASPNPVTAGTTTGLSVLGADDGGETHLTYTWAVTAGPGGATFNANGTNAAKTSTATFIQAGTYTFQVTVTDQDGLTVTSQVVVPVAQHPSSVTVSPASATVDPNATQAFTATLKDQFAIAMASQPTFSWTVTGGGAIDTSGLFTAGGNAGGPFTVTASDPGSGVQGTASVTIQNGGPTIAVAAAASPNPVATGTTTSLSVLGADDGGETHLTYTWAVTAGPSGATFSANGTNAAKSSTATLTQAGTYTFRVTVTDQDGLTVTSQVVVPVQQHATSIWVSPGLPTVAPNATQAFTPTLEDQFGHPMASQPTFGWTVSGGGTIDAGGLFTAGGNAGGPFTVTATDSGSSLQGTASVTIGNSAPTVSVGAAASPNPVTAGTTTDLTVLGADDGGEAHLTYTWAVTSGPSGVTFSANGTNAAKSSTATFTQAGTYTFQVTISDQDGLTVTSQVTVVVQQHVTTITVNPPSATVSLNGTANFTATAYDQFAHAFTSPPTFTWTVAGGGTIDAAGTFHAGGTVGSFTVTASVGAVHSTATVRVKDMPPFLVTPPTASPNPSRGPTTTLDVLADDDGGEEKVTYTWSASGPGTVSFAENGTNAARTTTASFSDPGVYTITLTLRDASGNTTKVTLVVKVQEGLTVSDANLYVGKATFTIAWNRHRRGQDRDSFALTGFINPAGLPVSLAGTTMEATVDGAVLASGVLSTTGTFRGSSGTGPRVSLSLSNKSGKYTVRVSRDDLRPMLAVDNETGSRPLEVPVTLFVSRARTAMAENRLEFSLVSTRGRRSRGSWRGPKQRLLDGAFQTLRTKVVCTKVIGGYVMQASGVIYPMGSGPVMPTGDVTVRLADGDPVVIPLAALRRGGASEATSTWKYTDKTAPVSAFLLKNTKRAFTLKTGLIPVDALGGLPLGRSVGTRGDVAIRIDIPTAQGTIVFRTTPELVRAAGPYRWTRPAPLLR
- a CDS encoding type II toxin-antitoxin system Phd/YefM family antitoxin produces the protein MKTLSVTEVARNFRAVLDSMERDQEEIVLVRNRRQIARLVPEAPRLDALEVFGDLYRTLDESTARALSAALSSTRKGRRRRVSELRNPWAG